In Sphingobium sp. EP60837, one genomic interval encodes:
- a CDS encoding hemerythrin domain-containing protein, with protein MGAHAPLHRFTHGSSREALIGAGIGAGLALLGAAGRKFAVQAPTALAGEWDKALAMEHKMALGLFDKLREAGPAAHGRRSMLLTQLKHALGKHAMEEENAIYAAMRAAGMREEADALNADHGYVKQYLYELTDLTRDHTAFQAKLAQFRRDIEEHIRREEQELFPRLKQAISEKENETLTRRMNQEGLKLA; from the coding sequence ATGGGCGCGCACGCACCGCTTCACCGTTTCACCCACGGCTCCAGCCGCGAAGCCTTGATCGGGGCGGGCATCGGCGCGGGTCTTGCTCTCTTGGGGGCAGCCGGACGCAAATTCGCTGTCCAAGCCCCGACCGCGCTAGCAGGCGAGTGGGACAAGGCCCTGGCGATGGAGCACAAGATGGCGCTTGGGCTATTCGACAAGCTGCGTGAGGCGGGACCGGCCGCGCATGGCAGGCGCAGCATGCTGTTGACCCAGCTTAAGCATGCGCTCGGCAAGCATGCGATGGAGGAGGAGAACGCCATCTACGCTGCGATGCGCGCCGCAGGCATGCGCGAAGAAGCCGACGCGCTCAACGCCGACCATGGCTATGTGAAGCAATATCTCTACGAACTGACCGACCTCACCCGCGACCACACCGCTTTCCAAGCCAAGCTCGCCCAATTCCGCCGCGATATCGAAGAGCATATCCGGCGTGAGGAGCAGGAACTCTTTCCTCGTCTCAAGCAGGCGATCAGCGAAAAGGAAAACGAAACCCTCACCCGCCGCATGAACCAGGAGGGGCTGAAGCTCGCCTGA
- a CDS encoding SRPBCC family protein, which yields MGDIRTPSQQDDAPPVTAKQAEKQEQAKDGIPQAEGSDISAKTVTINRPRQEIYDFWRDFSNLAQVMDNVIAIDTLDERRSHWTVKAPGGGTVEWTSLVTEDRPGELIAWMSEEGADVANSGRIEFRDAPGGRGTWVTATILYDPPAGVIGKVIAKMFQREPHTQARRDLRRLKQLMETGEIATAARTMAQYEEEQN from the coding sequence ATGGGTGACATAAGGACCCCAAGCCAGCAGGACGACGCGCCGCCCGTCACCGCCAAGCAGGCGGAAAAGCAGGAGCAGGCCAAGGACGGGATCCCGCAGGCCGAGGGCAGCGACATCAGCGCGAAGACGGTGACGATCAATCGGCCCAGGCAGGAAATCTATGACTTCTGGCGCGACTTTTCGAACCTGGCGCAGGTGATGGACAATGTCATCGCCATCGATACGTTGGATGAGCGGCGGTCGCATTGGACGGTCAAGGCGCCGGGTGGCGGCACCGTCGAATGGACTTCGTTAGTGACCGAGGACCGGCCGGGCGAACTGATCGCCTGGATGTCCGAAGAAGGCGCTGATGTGGCCAATAGCGGGCGTATCGAATTTCGTGACGCGCCGGGTGGGCGCGGCACATGGGTGACCGCGACCATCCTCTATGATCCGCCGGCGGGCGTCATCGGCAAGGTCATCGCCAAGATGTTCCAGCGTGAACCGCACACCCAGGCGCGCCGCGACCTGCGGCGGCTAAAGCAGCTCATGGAAACCGGGGAAATCGCCACGGCCGCCCGGACGATGGCGCAATATGAGGAGGAGCAGAACTGA
- a CDS encoding zinc-dependent alcohol dehydrogenase: MRALTWHGKHDVRVDTVDDPEIINPRDAIIKITSTAICGSDLHLYDAYIPTMEKGDILGHEFMGEVVEVGAKSTLQKGQRVVVPFTISCGGCFHCEKHQYSACENGLPAENQEIAQTLYGHPMAGLFGYSHMTGGYAGGQAEYVRVPFSDVGPIVIPDGVDDDKVLFLSDILPTGWMAAENADIEAGDTVAVWGCGPVGLFAVQSAFLMGAERVIAIDHFPRRLELARRFGAETINYEESKTYDALMEMTGGIGPDACIDSVGLEAHGLFADNVIDQIKVSTFLGTDRAHSIRQAIIACRKGGRVSMPAVYGGMVDKFPLGAFMQKGLTLKTGQTHVQHYMPALLNAIMEGKIDTTFLISHRLPLEQAAEGYRMFHDKQNEVTKIVLKPGMDPALPA, translated from the coding sequence ATGCGCGCGCTCACCTGGCATGGAAAGCATGACGTCCGCGTGGACACTGTGGACGACCCCGAAATCATCAACCCGCGCGATGCGATCATCAAGATCACATCAACCGCCATCTGCGGATCCGACCTGCATTTATATGACGCCTATATCCCCACCATGGAGAAAGGCGACATATTGGGCCATGAGTTCATGGGCGAAGTAGTCGAGGTCGGGGCGAAATCCACGCTGCAGAAAGGGCAGCGGGTCGTGGTACCCTTCACGATCAGCTGCGGGGGCTGCTTCCATTGCGAAAAGCATCAATATTCCGCCTGTGAAAACGGCCTGCCCGCCGAGAATCAGGAGATCGCCCAGACGCTCTATGGCCATCCTATGGCTGGGCTGTTTGGTTATAGCCATATGACCGGCGGCTATGCGGGCGGGCAGGCGGAATATGTACGCGTGCCCTTTTCCGACGTCGGGCCGATCGTGATCCCCGACGGGGTGGATGACGACAAGGTGCTGTTCCTGTCCGACATTCTGCCGACCGGATGGATGGCTGCGGAGAATGCCGACATAGAGGCTGGAGATACGGTCGCCGTCTGGGGTTGCGGCCCTGTCGGGCTGTTCGCCGTGCAATCGGCTTTCCTGATGGGCGCTGAGCGGGTGATCGCGATCGATCATTTCCCCCGCCGCCTGGAATTGGCGCGCCGTTTTGGCGCGGAGACGATCAATTATGAGGAAAGCAAGACCTATGACGCGCTGATGGAAATGACCGGCGGCATCGGGCCAGACGCCTGCATCGATTCGGTTGGGCTAGAAGCGCATGGCCTGTTTGCTGACAATGTAATCGATCAGATCAAGGTATCGACCTTCCTTGGCACCGATCGCGCCCATTCGATCCGCCAGGCGATTATCGCCTGCCGCAAGGGCGGACGCGTGTCGATGCCAGCGGTTTATGGCGGCATGGTCGATAAATTCCCGCTTGGCGCCTTCATGCAAAAGGGGCTCACGCTGAAGACCGGCCAGACTCATGTGCAACATTATATGCCGGCCCTGCTGAACGCGATCATGGAAGGCAAGATCGATACGACCTTCCTCATCAGCCATCGCCTGCCGCTGGAACAGGCGGCGGAGGGATATCGCATGTTCCATGACAAGCAGAATGAAGTGACCAAGATCGTACTGAAGCCCGGCATGGATCCGGCGCTGCCGGCCTGA
- a CDS encoding SDR family NAD(P)-dependent oxidoreductase, giving the protein MASRKLAIVTGASTGIGFELAHVAAQEGCDLLVVADEPLIEAAARDFARHGTVVQSVEADLSTFEGVDRLLAAAGGRQIDLLFANAGRGIGHSFLEQDVATWRRVIDTNITGTLYLLQKVLRQMVARNEGKVLITGSIAGFIPGAFHAVYNGTKAFIDSFADAIRNEIKESDGVTITNLMPGATDTEFFERADMLDTKVGTMEKDDPAKVARDGWDALIAGKAHIVSGWKNKIQAAAAHVAPAGVLAEFHRKQAEPGTGEE; this is encoded by the coding sequence ATGGCTTCACGCAAACTCGCGATTGTGACCGGCGCATCGACCGGCATCGGCTTTGAACTCGCCCATGTGGCGGCGCAGGAAGGATGCGACCTGCTGGTCGTCGCCGACGAGCCGCTGATCGAGGCGGCGGCGAGAGATTTCGCGCGGCATGGCACAGTCGTGCAATCGGTGGAGGCCGACCTTTCCACCTTCGAAGGTGTGGATCGGCTGCTCGCGGCGGCGGGGGGACGACAAATCGACCTGCTGTTCGCCAACGCCGGGCGTGGCATCGGGCACAGCTTCCTCGAACAAGATGTCGCGACCTGGCGGCGCGTGATCGACACTAATATCACCGGAACGCTCTACCTGCTGCAGAAGGTGCTGCGGCAAATGGTGGCGCGTAATGAAGGGAAGGTGCTGATCACCGGCTCTATTGCAGGCTTCATTCCGGGGGCCTTTCATGCCGTCTATAACGGCACCAAGGCTTTCATTGACAGCTTTGCGGACGCGATCCGCAACGAGATCAAGGAAAGCGACGGCGTGACCATCACCAATCTGATGCCAGGGGCGACCGATACCGAATTTTTCGAGCGCGCCGACATGTTGGATACCAAGGTCGGCACGATGGAAAAGGACGACCCGGCCAAGGTTGCGCGTGACGGCTGGGACGCGCTCATTGCAGGCAAAGCGCATATCGTGTCGGGCTGGAAGAACAAGATCCAGGCGGCGGCCGCTCATGTCGCCCCCGCCGGCGTCCTGGCGGAATTCCATCGCAAGCAGGCGGAGCCGGGAACAGGCGAAGAGTGA